One segment of Camelus ferus isolate YT-003-E chromosome 26, BCGSAC_Cfer_1.0, whole genome shotgun sequence DNA contains the following:
- the LOC116659982 gene encoding uncharacterized protein LOC116659982, whose product MKLEEFASVAPAGNKVRNVFQVALGLKVASCCPKQLTLSIKSLLVTLKCEDAQSRGPSAADSSQVQERHRFQGNQHLWSSFAGAHWKKASFRHLYGADPQWLLGSGRDVVEASVLHFEYSCQGGWRRHAVKCLKTPPPTVTESSFFHSSLVDHLPPGLTSKTGFLSSARESVHLQPACPPSCTVTAFLPHLGFAVAHSPQARSPASCLHPLEFQQHKVENKGRLHSIQVYYKNNSWSNDIGTMEGPKLIRDSCSALCFLSPEQDQSSRSALLVGGGPESLQDGTAAKWRRHSGYPCWKSSGSGVTVFHRPNPPSTQPGRQHCHVLVPAVATTAPSAARR is encoded by the exons ATGAAGCTGGAGGAGTTTGCCAGTGTGGCCCCAGCAGGCAACAAAGTCAGAAACGTTTTCCAGGTTGCGCTCGGCCTGAAAGTTGCCTCTTGCTGCCCCAAACAGCTAACGCTGTCTATAAAGTCACTCCTGGTGACACTGAAGTGTGAAGATGCTCAGAGCAGAGGACCAAGTGCAGCAGACTCTTCGCAGGTACAAGAAAGACATCGCTTCCAGGGTAACCAGCATCTGTGGTCCTCGTTCGCAGGTGCACATTGGAAAAAGGCTTCTTTCAGGCACCTTTATGGGGCGGACCCGCAGTGGTTACTAGGAAGCGGCAGAGACGTGGTTGAAGCATCGGTGCTTCACTTTGAGTACTcctgccagggaggctggaggcgcCACGCAG TAAAGTGTCTCAAAACTCCACCCCCCACAGTAACAGAATCTTCCTTTTTTCACTCCTCCTTGGTGGATCATCTTCCCCCAGGACTTACAAGTAAGACTGGTTTTCTCTCATCCGCCAGAGAGTCAGTCCACCTGCAGCCCGCCTGTCCACCTTCCTGCACCGTGACCGCCTTTCTACCTCACCTTGGGTTTGCTGTTGCTCACAGTCCGCAGGCAAGGAGTCCTGCCTCCTGTCTGCACCCCCTGGAGTTCCAGCAACACAAG gTTGAAAATAAAGGCAGACTTCATTCTATTCAAGTATACTATAAAAATAACTCTTGGAGCAATGACATTGGAACAATGGAAGGCCCCAAGTTGATCAGAGACAGTTGCTCCGCTCTCTGCTTCCTCAGCCCCGAGCAAGATCAGAGCAGCAGAAGCGCCctcttggtggggggagggccgGAATCTCTACAGGACGGGACTGCTGCTAAGTGGAGACGTCACTCTGGCTACCCTTGCTGGAAGTCGTCAGGTTCTGGAGTCACCGTTTTCCATCGTCCCAATCCACCCAGCACCCAACCCGGGAGACAGCATTG TCACGTGCTGGTTCCGGCAGTGGCCACGACAGCTCCATCTGCAGCACGAAGATGA